One Oncorhynchus kisutch isolate 150728-3 unplaced genomic scaffold, Okis_V2 scaffold2206, whole genome shotgun sequence DNA window includes the following coding sequences:
- the LOC109875304 gene encoding ladderlectin-like: protein MTRLQETITMAMLTLLLLLSAAFTLGDRMTARIANDLVTFAADQRNPCPRGWFQFNSRCFMFVKTARTWPNAERHCQLLGQKLKPVYNTVKYLGANLASVHSYEESQFLQAVVLITTGSFPLTWIGGFDAVQAKVEKDRLWFWSDGSKFDHESWAEGEPNNNNGAREPCIHFNFGAENGWNDVSCGKSYPSVCSIRTCLILQTVN from the exons ATGACCAGACTACAG GAGACTATCACCATGGCGATGTTGACCCTTCTACTGCTTCTCAGCGCTGCCTTTACACTGGGCGACAGAATGACTGCGCGCATAGCAA ATGATTTGGTGACATTTGCAGCAGACCAAAGAAACCCATGCCCCAGAGGCTGGTTCCAATTTAATTCACGCTGCTTCATGTTTGTCAAAACTGCAAGGACATGGCCCAATGCAGAG CGCCACTGTCAGTTACTTGGACAAAAACTGAAGCCTGTGTACAACACTGTAAAGTACCTTGGCGCAAACCTGGCATCTGTGCACAGCTATGAAGAGTCCCAATTTCTACAGGCGGTGGTGTTGATCACGACTGGCAGTTTCCCTCTTACCTGGATTGGCGGATTTGATGCTGTTCAAGCAAAGGTGGAAAAG GACAGGCTATGGTTCTGGAGTGACGGCTCCAAATTTGATCACGAGAGCTGGGCTGAAGGGGAGCCGAATAACAACAATGGTGCCAGAGAGCCATGTATTCATTTCAACTTTGGAG CTGAAAACGGCTGGAACGATGTCTCATGTGGAAAGAGCTATCCCTCCGTGTGCTCCATAAGAACCTGTTTAATCCTTCAAACTGTCAATTGA